In Candidatus Mycalebacterium zealandia, one DNA window encodes the following:
- a CDS encoding oligosaccharide flippase family protein, whose product MNIQPPQDERKSLRKDAATLFAGGMGASIFTTLEVVFLARFLDLEQFGVFTLVLSYVTLVNAFVDFRIREASVKYISEYCEKNDKTSALSFIKFFYLIDFLGGILAFVVCVALAEVANEFFIKSENTFQYVLILSLSLFVLTVNQNSNAILQALKKFRESAFLKVVDAFVKLALIVLFFVLGFGLKGFFIAYVIAAVVNFAILQFYVNRTLKLEGMSGWLFADLSKIKGKMREVIWFVLNINATGFVSFSFSTHIPILLLGHFSGVEASGLYRVAKSVVSAANKITGPVYSVLYPALVRLETRKSYDEFRQLIVYSVKEIMKFLLPVCVFLFVFAYEFIEIVFGSEFTPATDAMRVLTGAMVVGHLCKWSNFALLAFGMPGTKTVFSILFACVGLASMFILIPDYSYLGAAWAFFIPEFLSVFVGVFVLMRVRAMSVKGV is encoded by the coding sequence ATGAATATACAACCCCCGCAGGATGAAAGAAAAAGTCTGAGGAAAGACGCCGCAACGCTTTTCGCCGGAGGCATGGGTGCGTCTATTTTTACGACTCTTGAAGTTGTTTTTCTCGCCCGTTTTCTGGATCTAGAACAGTTCGGCGTGTTCACGCTTGTTTTGTCATATGTAACCCTTGTTAACGCCTTTGTTGATTTCAGAATAAGAGAGGCCTCGGTTAAATACATCTCTGAATATTGTGAAAAGAACGACAAGACATCCGCGCTTTCATTTATCAAATTTTTCTATTTAATCGATTTTCTCGGCGGGATTCTCGCGTTTGTTGTCTGTGTTGCCCTTGCCGAAGTTGCAAACGAATTTTTTATTAAATCTGAAAACACTTTTCAGTATGTTCTTATCCTCTCTTTGAGCCTTTTTGTCTTGACTGTTAATCAGAATTCCAACGCGATACTTCAGGCGTTGAAAAAGTTTAGAGAGTCGGCTTTTCTGAAAGTTGTGGATGCTTTTGTCAAACTTGCTTTAATTGTGCTGTTTTTTGTTCTGGGATTTGGATTAAAGGGCTTTTTTATCGCTTACGTTATTGCGGCTGTTGTGAATTTTGCCATACTTCAATTCTATGTGAACAGGACTCTGAAACTTGAAGGAATGAGCGGATGGTTATTTGCGGACCTCTCGAAAATCAAAGGAAAAATGCGCGAAGTGATTTGGTTTGTTCTGAATATAAACGCGACGGGTTTCGTTTCCTTTTCCTTCTCCACACATATTCCTATTCTTCTGCTTGGTCATTTTTCAGGTGTTGAGGCGTCGGGGCTTTACAGAGTCGCAAAAAGCGTGGTATCTGCGGCAAATAAGATAACGGGTCCCGTTTATTCCGTTCTCTATCCGGCTCTTGTGCGTCTTGAGACAAGAAAATCCTACGATGAATTCAGGCAGCTTATTGTCTATTCAGTAAAGGAAATAATGAAGTTTTTGTTGCCTGTTTGTGTTTTTCTGTTTGTTTTTGCGTATGAATTTATAGAAATTGTTTTCGGCAGTGAATTTACTCCCGCGACTGACGCAATGAGAGTTTTGACAGGCGCAATGGTTGTAGGACACCTGTGCAAATGGTCGAATTTTGCTTTGTTGGCTTTCGGAATGCCCGGAACCAAAACGGTTTTTTCAATTCTGTTTGCGTGTGTAGGATTGGCGTCTATGTTTATTCTTATTCCTGATTATTCATATCTTGGAGCGGCGTGGGCGTTTTTCATACCTGAGTTTCTGTCTGTTTTTGTTGGTGTTTTTGTTCTTATGCGTGTTCGCGCGATGAGTGTAAAAGGAGTATAG
- a CDS encoding glycosyltransferase, producing the protein MKSHNFPLPLVSILVLSYNRKSWLRESLDSILAQDYPNIEIIVCDDASTDGSQDVLREYKEKNSDINFVLSLSSQNEGITANLNKGLSFYQGKYVVTFSDDDIMLPEKITRQVAFMEDNPDCAVCYHNMEVFDEDTNKTLRLFNHKGNSYEGGVEVSLKYGMFSGAPSCMYRADKIPDGGCNPLLSNTSDWFFIIEILAGGGTINYIDEVLLRYRRHANADSMKSDRMDPGVLDTLNTCNIVIFKYTHLFNEAMYAYARRLEKLSRKKGINYRSALISSLRLSFRMSAFLRLLAYIFSFGKLKF; encoded by the coding sequence ATGAAAAGTCATAACTTTCCTCTGCCTCTGGTTAGTATTCTTGTTCTTTCCTATAACAGAAAAAGTTGGTTGCGGGAAAGTTTGGATTCAATCTTAGCTCAGGATTATCCGAATATTGAGATAATTGTTTGTGATGATGCTTCCACGGATGGAAGTCAGGATGTTTTGCGTGAATATAAGGAGAAAAACTCCGACATCAATTTTGTTTTATCTCTTTCATCTCAAAATGAGGGTATAACAGCAAATCTGAACAAAGGTCTTTCTTTTTATCAGGGCAAATATGTTGTCACCTTTTCAGATGACGACATTATGCTTCCGGAAAAAATTACCCGGCAAGTGGCTTTTATGGAAGACAATCCCGATTGCGCCGTTTGTTACCACAATATGGAAGTTTTTGACGAGGATACCAATAAAACCTTGCGTCTTTTCAACCATAAAGGAAACAGTTACGAGGGTGGTGTTGAAGTCTCACTTAAATATGGAATGTTTTCCGGGGCACCCTCATGTATGTACAGAGCAGACAAAATTCCCGATGGGGGGTGTAACCCTCTCCTTTCCAATACGTCTGATTGGTTCTTTATAATAGAAATTCTGGCGGGTGGGGGGACTATAAATTACATTGACGAAGTTCTTCTGAGATACAGACGGCACGCCAATGCCGACTCCATGAAATCTGATAGGATGGACCCCGGTGTTTTAGATACTCTGAATACATGCAACATTGTAATATTCAAATATACTCATCTTTTTAACGAGGCAATGTATGCGTATGCAAGACGACTTGAAAAGCTCAGCAGGAAAAAAGGAATTAATTACAGATCTGCGCTGATTTCCAGTTTGAGGTTGAGTTTTAGAATGAGCGCTTTTCTCCGTTTGCTTGCCTACATTTTTTCGTTTGGCAAACTCAAATTTTAA
- a CDS encoding glycosyltransferase gives MRKDGTVSVLMSLPNLGLGGEQRQTVNMANALCGKMRCVIFSLGGGELEREADGRVAILFPCYPAFVKRSRFLSFVWGLFALARAVRKEKPDVLYSRHWTKIPNIIIGKIFGIKTVWSDGSGANFLKDKKPLLFFAHRFAISYADLVTANSKGVADENRDVYKLRRAPEVVYNLMDTGAIERKSGEQVNHKWLGEQTPLVISVCRLVRRKGLRTLLDAVKIANEKTPVRLLIAGDGELKEKLISHAEKIGMADKTDFLSQEENPHRFTAKCDLFVCPSEREGLSNSLLEAAALGMPIVSTNHPFGADEIIEDGESGILVPVNNTQKMAEAIVKLIENRPLAKLMGEAARKHAANFNIEKMAERFKTIFERVAR, from the coding sequence GTGAGGAAAGACGGAACCGTTTCGGTTTTAATGTCTCTGCCAAACTTGGGACTTGGCGGGGAGCAGAGGCAAACCGTCAATATGGCGAACGCTCTCTGCGGAAAAATGCGATGCGTGATTTTCTCTCTTGGCGGCGGCGAACTTGAGAGGGAAGCGGATGGCAGAGTGGCGATTCTGTTTCCCTGTTATCCGGCGTTTGTTAAACGGTCCCGTTTTTTGTCTTTTGTCTGGGGGCTGTTCGCGCTTGCCCGTGCGGTCCGAAAGGAAAAACCGGACGTTCTCTATTCACGGCACTGGACAAAAATTCCAAATATTATAATCGGAAAAATATTTGGAATAAAAACCGTCTGGAGCGACGGGAGCGGCGCAAATTTTCTCAAAGATAAAAAACCGCTTTTATTTTTCGCTCACCGCTTTGCCATAAGTTACGCGGATTTGGTAACTGCGAATTCAAAAGGAGTTGCCGATGAAAATCGTGATGTCTATAAACTGAGGCGCGCGCCCGAAGTTGTTTACAACTTAATGGACACCGGAGCAATAGAGCGCAAATCAGGAGAACAGGTAAATCACAAATGGCTCGGAGAGCAAACGCCGCTCGTAATATCGGTCTGCCGTCTTGTGCGGCGGAAAGGGTTACGGACTCTGCTTGACGCGGTAAAAATAGCGAATGAAAAAACGCCGGTTCGCCTTTTGATTGCGGGAGACGGAGAACTTAAAGAGAAATTGATAAGCCATGCCGAAAAAATCGGAATGGCGGACAAAACAGACTTTCTGTCGCAAGAGGAAAATCCGCACAGATTCACGGCAAAGTGTGATTTATTCGTCTGTCCGTCCGAACGGGAGGGGCTCTCAAACTCTCTGCTGGAAGCCGCCGCGCTCGGAATGCCGATTGTTTCAACCAATCACCCTTTTGGCGCGGACGAAATTATTGAAGATGGGGAAAGCGGAATTCTTGTGCCCGTAAATAACACGCAAAAAATGGCGGAGGCGATTGTAAAACTGATTGAGAACAGACCGCTTGCGAAACTTATGGGCGAAGCCGCGAGAAAACACGCCGCGAATTTCAACATTGAAAAAATGGCGGAAAGATTTAAGACGATTTTTGAAAGGGTCGCGCGATGA
- a CDS encoding FtsX-like permease family protein, with translation MQPFRSLTIAYRAIMSNKARAMLTSLGVIIGVAAVVALVSTTQGASKMINEQFERLGGKSMLITPVRPSGNLLKFTSGKPLTVKDANAIRQLPDVEFVSEIIGTHKTVVHGKNQWVTRILGVSRDFTFINDWFPQTGTFFSADDVENSRPVCVIGTTIEEKLFTSTSAIGKKIRVENISCEVVGTMQKLGTKPSGADQDDIILMPYSTVQKRILSVRNISKISLAVISPERIGTALSEINGVLRKNHKIGVGEEDDYSIRNNAQNLERIADVTRILKILLVSIASISLMVGGVGIMNIMLVSVTERTREIGIRMAVGARQIDIQKQFLVEALVLSLAGGAVGIVIGVAISKTASLFTGWPAEISFSAIIIACFFSALVGVFFGLYPAHKAAKMNPVEALRHE, from the coding sequence ATGCAGCCATTCAGGTCTTTAACAATCGCTTACAGGGCGATTATGTCTAACAAGGCGCGTGCAATGCTTACCTCGCTCGGAGTGATAATCGGCGTGGCGGCCGTGGTTGCGCTTGTCTCAACAACACAAGGGGCGAGCAAAATGATAAATGAGCAGTTTGAGCGTCTGGGCGGGAAGTCAATGCTTATCACGCCCGTGCGCCCGAGCGGAAACCTGCTCAAATTTACTTCTGGCAAGCCGCTGACCGTCAAAGATGCGAACGCGATACGGCAATTGCCGGATGTTGAGTTTGTTTCGGAAATAATTGGCACCCACAAAACAGTTGTGCACGGCAAAAACCAGTGGGTTACACGCATTCTCGGTGTGTCGCGCGATTTTACTTTTATTAACGACTGGTTTCCGCAGACGGGCACTTTTTTCAGCGCGGACGATGTTGAGAACTCGCGTCCGGTGTGCGTGATAGGCACAACGATTGAGGAAAAACTGTTCACCTCGACATCGGCCATCGGCAAAAAAATCAGAGTGGAAAACATCTCATGCGAGGTTGTCGGCACAATGCAGAAACTTGGAACAAAACCGAGCGGCGCGGACCAGGACGACATAATTCTAATGCCCTACTCAACAGTGCAGAAAAGAATCCTTTCGGTAAGAAACATTTCAAAAATCTCGCTCGCAGTCATAAGCCCGGAAAGAATAGGCACGGCTTTGAGCGAAATAAACGGGGTTTTGAGAAAAAATCACAAAATCGGAGTGGGTGAAGAAGACGATTATTCCATCAGAAACAACGCACAGAACCTTGAACGCATAGCGGATGTAACACGGATTTTGAAAATTCTGCTTGTAAGTATAGCGTCAATATCGCTGATGGTCGGCGGAGTGGGAATTATGAATATAATGCTTGTTTCTGTAACGGAAAGAACAAGGGAAATCGGAATAAGGATGGCTGTTGGCGCGAGGCAGATAGACATACAAAAGCAGTTTCTGGTTGAAGCGCTTGTCCTGTCACTCGCCGGAGGAGCGGTGGGTATAGTGATTGGAGTCGCAATTTCCAAAACCGCGTCTCTGTTCACCGGTTGGCCCGCCGAAATATCATTTTCAGCCATTATAATTGCCTGCTTTTTTTCCGCACTGGTCGGAGTTTTCTTCGGTCTGTATCCGGCGCACAAGGCGGCAAAAATGAATCCGGTTGAGGCTTTGAGGCACGAGTGA